A genomic segment from Piliocolobus tephrosceles isolate RC106 chromosome X, ASM277652v3, whole genome shotgun sequence encodes:
- the LOC111546593 gene encoding putative methyltransferase-like protein 21E pseudogene has protein sequence MFAVVVEVGETREDYDDKQVVTEIMARCFIPTSITTTSWESFRFIGHEIRITEAMDCYGAVVWPSALVLCYFLETNAKQYNMVDKNVIEIGAGTGLVSIVASLLGAHVTATDLPELLGNLQYNISRNTKMKSKHLPQVKELSWGVALDTNFPRSSNNFDYILAADVVYAHPFLEELLITFDHLCKETTIILWAMKFRLEKENKFIDRFKELFDLEEISSFPSLNIKLYKAMKKNRRSV, from the exons ATGTTTGCAGTAGTGGTAGAGGTGGGAG agaCCAGAGAAGACTATGATGACAAGCAGGTGGTCACAGAGATCATGGCAAGATGTTTTATTCCGACTTCAATAACAACTACTTCCTGGGAAAGTTTTCGTTTTATTGGTCATGAGATTCGAATTACTGAGGCCATGGATTGTTATGGTGCTGTTGTTTGGCCATCG GCCCTTGTTCTATGCTATTTCCTGGAAACAAATGCAAAGCAGTATAATATGGTTGACAAAAACGTGATTGAAATTGGAGCTGGAACAGGACTAGTCTCCATTGTGGCAAGTTTACTTG GTGCTCATGTGACGGCCACAGATTTACCCGAATTACTTGGAAACCTGCAATATAATATTTCCCGAAACAccaaaatgaaaagcaagcaTTTGCCTCAGGTTAAAGAACTCTCCTGGGGAGTAGCTTTAGATACAAACTTCCCCAGGTCTTCTAATAATTTTGACTATATTTTGGCAGCAGATGTGGTCTACGCTCATCCTTTCTTGGAAGAGCTCCTCATTACCTTTGACCATCTGTGcaaagaaaccaccatcatcctCTGGGCCATGAAATTCAGGttggagaaggaaaataaatttatagataGATTTAAGGAGTTGTTTGACCTGGAGGAAATTTCCAGTTTCCCTAGCCTGAATATTAAGTTGTATAAAGCTATGAAGAAAAACCGGAGGAGTGTATGA